In Helicobacter sp. 11S03491-1, the genomic stretch GCACTGCTTTTGGTAGGGTGCGAGCATTGATTGACGATTATGGAAGAAATATCTCAGAACTTCTTCCTTCAGGAGTTGCAGTGGTTACAGGACTATCAGAAGTCCCGGAAGCAGGATCGATTTTGGTATGTGTAGAAAATGATTCTATGGCAAAAGAGCATGCTCAAAAGCGAGCTGCTTATTTGCGTCAAAAAGAGTTGAGCAAATCCACAAAAGTTTCCTTTGATGAACTTTCTGAGATGGTAGCTAAAGGGCAACTCAAATCTATTCCTATTATTATCAAAGCAGACACTCAAGGTAGCTTAGAAGCTATTAAAGTAAGTTTGGCAAAACTCAATAACGATGAAGTAGAGATCAATATTATTGGTTTTGGAGTAGGAGGGATTACAGAAAGTGATATTTCTTTGGCAGCAGCAAGTAATAATTCACTTATTTTAGGGTTTAATGTTAGACCTACAGGCACAGTAAAGACTAAGGCAAAAGAATTAAAAGTGGAAATAAAAACTTATTCTATTATTTATGCTTTGATTGATGATATGAAGGCATTAATATCAGGCTTAATGTCTCCACTTATTGAAGAAGAAAATACAGGGCAAGCTGAAGTCAGAGATACTTTTGTGATTTCAAAAGTAGGTACAATAGCAGGTTGTATGGTAACAGATGGAGTAATTGCCAGGGGTATTCATGTGCGTTTGATACGCAATGGAGTTGTGATTCATACAGGATCTATTGCTTCTTTAAAACGTTTTAAAGATGATGCTAAAGAGGTTTCTAAGGGTTATGAATGTGGTATTATGCTGGAGAATTATAATGATATTCAAGTTGGAGATGTTTTTGAAACTTACAAGGAAGTTCAAAAAAATCAAATCATTGCATAAAGAAAATTAGATGGATAAAAGTATTCGCTTGCAACGCACACAATCTGTTTTGAAAGAAATGATTCAAGAAGGGCTTGCTACGTTAAATGATACAAGATTAAACAGCTTAAGTATTTTGGAAGTCAGATGCTCAAAGGGTAAATATAATGCTGAAGTATCTATTTATTCAGATTTTTATACCCAAAAAGAACAAGAGCAAATTTTGCATCATCTTAAAAAAGCAGAAGGGATTTTAAAAGAATATATTTTGCAAGCCAGCAGCTGGTATAAATGTCCAAAATTATGTTTTTATTTTGATAAAAGCATAGAAAAAGCGAAGAATTTGGATAGTATTTTTGATCAAATTGCAAAAGAAAAAACTAAAGAGGATGGTCATGATTGATAAAGAACTTCAAGATCGATTAGAAAATCTGGTAGCATCTTTGGATTGTGAATTGTATGATATTGCTTTTTTGAAAGAAAATAATATAAATATTTTACGTATCAGTATTCTTGCAAAAGATATGCAGACAACATTAGATAAATGCCAAGCTGTAAGCGAGCTTATTTCGCCTTTATTGGATGTTTATGATCCTATCAGCGCACAATATACCCTGGAAGTGAGTTCGCCCGGAATTGAGCGTATTTTAAAAACTCCCAGACATTTCAAACTCTCCATAGGAGAAGAAGTCAGCATCAAGACAGATATAAAAGATACATTTGAGGGGATAATTAAAGATGTTAATGCTGAGGGGGTAATCTTTCAAATCCAACAAGAAGAAAGATTTTATCCTTTTACATCACTAAAAAAAGTTAAAACAATTTTTAGATGGTAATTTTCTTAAAATTATAGATTATTTTGGATGCTTTGATAGGCTTTTAAATATTTTTCCCAAGCGTTTTTGCGCAATTTGCAAGCCGGACATTCCCCA encodes the following:
- the rbfA gene encoding 30S ribosome-binding factor RbfA yields the protein MDKSIRLQRTQSVLKEMIQEGLATLNDTRLNSLSILEVRCSKGKYNAEVSIYSDFYTQKEQEQILHHLKKAEGILKEYILQASSWYKCPKLCFYFDKSIEKAKNLDSIFDQIAKEKTKEDGHD
- the rimP gene encoding ribosome maturation factor RimP, giving the protein MIDKELQDRLENLVASLDCELYDIAFLKENNINILRISILAKDMQTTLDKCQAVSELISPLLDVYDPISAQYTLEVSSPGIERILKTPRHFKLSIGEEVSIKTDIKDTFEGIIKDVNAEGVIFQIQQEERFYPFTSLKKVKTIFRW